Proteins encoded together in one Hevea brasiliensis isolate MT/VB/25A 57/8 chromosome 16, ASM3005281v1, whole genome shotgun sequence window:
- the LOC131174713 gene encoding uncharacterized mitochondrial protein AtMg00860-like, whose amino-acid sequence MCDTVFHDYFDKFMVVYLDNIVVYSSTLKEHRNHLRLVFEKLRENKLFLKKEKCAFSQTRIKFLGHVIEQGKICMDQAKVKAIQEWAIPNSITELRSFLGLTNYCRRFVQSYSQKICPLIELLKKGNK is encoded by the exons ATGTGTGACACG GTATTCCATGATTACTTTGATAAATTTATGGTGGTTTATCTTGATAACATTGTGGTATATAGTTCTACACTTAAAGAACATAGGAATCATCTTCGCCTGGTCTTCGAGAAGTTAAGGGAGAACAAACTCTTTTTGAAAAAGGAGAAATGTGCTTTCTCTCAAACTCGAATCAAGTTCTTAGGCCATGTGATTGAACAGGGCAAAATCTGCATGGACCAGGCCAAGGTGAAAGCAATCCAGGAATGGGCAATACCGAATAGCATAACTGAATTAAGATCCTTCTTGGGATTGACGAATTATTGTAGGCGGTTTGTCCAGAGCTACTCTCAAAAGATATGCCCCCTTATAGAGTTGTTGAAAAAAGGTAACAAGTAA
- the LOC110656104 gene encoding gibberellin 20-oxidase-like protein isoform X1 has product MTMSEHKTSFKLPVLDLSQSIEISSLSTLYKACQEWGFFYIINHGISKNLFDEVCSCSKQIFSIPLDSKLKLGPSSCLKTYTPRFIASPYFESLRVSGPDFFASAKSSADVLFSQQKCEFSEILQEYGNKMIELSRRIIKVLLMSLGDGYDRKFYDSEFSNCHGYLRIVNYSPPKNVEEKEVEGLGMHTDMSCITILYQDETGGLQMRSRQGEWMDICPCENALVVNVGDMMQAWSNGQLRSSEHRVILKRFVNRLSLAFFWCFEDEKVISAPDDIIGEENLRLYKPFVCLDYLKFRENNEEGKFDKIGCTVNDFAGLKLAVILDKKL; this is encoded by the exons ATGACTATGTCTGAACACAAGACGTCTTTTAAGCTTCCTGTGTTAGATTTATCTCAATCTATTGAGATCTCCTCCCTATCTACCCTTTATAAAGCCTGTCAAGAGTGGGGCTTCTTTTATATCATCAACCACGGTATCTCAAAAAACTTGTTTGATGAAGTTTGTTCATGTTCAAAGCAAATCTTTAGCATTCCTTTGGATTCCAAACTCAAGCTCGGCCCATCATCGTGCTTGAAAACGTATACTCCTCGTTTCATAGCGTCACCTTATTTTGAAAGCTTGCGGGTGTCAGGACCAGATTTTTTTGCTTCTGCTAAGAGTTCTGCTGATGTGCTATTTAGTCAACAGAAGTGTGAATTTAG TGAGATATTACAGGAGTATGGAAACAAGATGATAGAGTTATCAAGGAGGATCATAAAGGTTTTATTAATGAGTTTGGGTGATGGTTATGACAGGAAGTTTTATGATTCAGAATTCAGCAACTGTCATGGgtatttgaggattgtaaattattCACCTCCAAAGAATGTTGAAGAAAAGGAGGTTGAAGGACTTGGCATGCACACTGATATGAGTTGCATAACAATACTTTATCAGGATGAGACTGGGGGGCTGCAAATGAGATCTAGGCAAGGGGAATGGATGGATATATGCCCATGTGAGAATGCTCTTGTAGTTAATGTTGGAGACATGATGCAGGCGTGGAGCAATGGGCAGTTAAGATCATCTGAGCACCGTGTTATTTTAAAGCGATTTGTAAATCGCCTTTCTCTTGCTTTCTTTTGGTGTTTTGAGGATGAGAAGGTGATCTCAGCACCGGATGACATTATAGGAGAAGAAAACTTAAGATTATATAAGCCATTTGTCTGCTTGGATTATCTAAAATTTAGAGAGAATAATGAGGAAGGTAAGTTTGATAAAATTGGTTGCACTGTAAATGATTTTGCCGGGCTGAAACTTGCAGTGATATTGGATAAGAAATTGTAA
- the LOC110656104 gene encoding gibberellin 20-oxidase-like protein isoform X2, whose product MTMSEHKTSFKLPVLDLSQSIEISSLSTLYKACQEWGFFYIINHGISKNLFDEVCSCSKQIFSIPLDSKLKLGPSSCLKTYTPRFIASPYFESLRVSGPDFFASAKSSADVLFSQQKCEFRKFYDSEFSNCHGYLRIVNYSPPKNVEEKEVEGLGMHTDMSCITILYQDETGGLQMRSRQGEWMDICPCENALVVNVGDMMQAWSNGQLRSSEHRVILKRFVNRLSLAFFWCFEDEKVISAPDDIIGEENLRLYKPFVCLDYLKFRENNEEGKFDKIGCTVNDFAGLKLAVILDKKL is encoded by the exons ATGACTATGTCTGAACACAAGACGTCTTTTAAGCTTCCTGTGTTAGATTTATCTCAATCTATTGAGATCTCCTCCCTATCTACCCTTTATAAAGCCTGTCAAGAGTGGGGCTTCTTTTATATCATCAACCACGGTATCTCAAAAAACTTGTTTGATGAAGTTTGTTCATGTTCAAAGCAAATCTTTAGCATTCCTTTGGATTCCAAACTCAAGCTCGGCCCATCATCGTGCTTGAAAACGTATACTCCTCGTTTCATAGCGTCACCTTATTTTGAAAGCTTGCGGGTGTCAGGACCAGATTTTTTTGCTTCTGCTAAGAGTTCTGCTGATGTGCTATTTAGTCAACAGAAGTGTGAATTTAG GAAGTTTTATGATTCAGAATTCAGCAACTGTCATGGgtatttgaggattgtaaattattCACCTCCAAAGAATGTTGAAGAAAAGGAGGTTGAAGGACTTGGCATGCACACTGATATGAGTTGCATAACAATACTTTATCAGGATGAGACTGGGGGGCTGCAAATGAGATCTAGGCAAGGGGAATGGATGGATATATGCCCATGTGAGAATGCTCTTGTAGTTAATGTTGGAGACATGATGCAGGCGTGGAGCAATGGGCAGTTAAGATCATCTGAGCACCGTGTTATTTTAAAGCGATTTGTAAATCGCCTTTCTCTTGCTTTCTTTTGGTGTTTTGAGGATGAGAAGGTGATCTCAGCACCGGATGACATTATAGGAGAAGAAAACTTAAGATTATATAAGCCATTTGTCTGCTTGGATTATCTAAAATTTAGAGAGAATAATGAGGAAGGTAAGTTTGATAAAATTGGTTGCACTGTAAATGATTTTGCCGGGCTGAAACTTGCAGTGATATTGGATAAGAAATTGTAA
- the LOC110656105 gene encoding transcription factor GLABRA 3 isoform X2 produces the protein MAQEKVLEKNLKKQLALAVRSIQWSYAIFWSISATQPGVLEWGDGYYNGDIKTRKTIQSIELNADQLGLQRSEQLRELYESLSAGEGSPQARRPSVALSPEDLTDTEWYYLVCMSFVFNIGQGLPGRTLATGQPIWLCNAYYADSKIFSRSLLAKSASIQTVVCFPFLRGVVELGVTEMVLEDPSLIQHVKTSFLDIKCPTVATNTSTRSDKELAGAAFDQEVLEVKSIPVVACEELDAVSPNDSSNNQPEEDSFMVEGINGGASQVQSWQLMDDDCVHYSLNSSDCISQTIVDPVKVAPLTNNEKANLQDVQDCNHTKLTALDLRSDDFHYQSVLSSLLKTSHPLILGSHCQNGNKVSSFVSWKKVGLVHYQISKGAPAQKLLKKILFEVPRMHVSGLPESPEDNSNRIGVWRPEADDIGANNVLLERKRREKLNERFMILKSIVPSSNKADKLSILDETIEYLQQMERRVEELESCRDSTELEARTRRKRQDAIERTSDNYGSYKIRNNKKPLVNKRKACNIDETEPGMDYDISKDTSTDNIIVCMNDKDVLIEIKCPWREGLLLEIIDAATQLHLDSHSVQSSTIDGILSLTIKSKKGLTAWSARAIKQVLERVASKC, from the exons ATGGCTCAGGAGAAAGTGCTAGAGAAGAACCTCAAGAAACAGCTTGCTCTTGCTGTGAGAAGCATTCAATGGAGCTATGCAATCTTCTGGTCCATTTCTGCTACACAACCAGG GGTATTGGAGTGGGGAGATGGGTACTACAATGGAGATATTAAGACAAGGAAAACAATTCAATCCATAGAGCTTAATGCGGACCAATTGGGTTTACAGAGAAGTGAACAACTGAGAGAACTCTATGAGTCTCTTTCGGCTGGTGAAGGCAGCCCACAAGCTAGGAGACCTTCAGTAGCATTATCCCCAGAAGATCTCACTGATACAGAGTGGTATTACTTGGTCTGCATGTCTTTTGTATTCAACATTGGCCAAGG CTTGCCAGGAAGAACCTTAGCAACTGGCCAACCTATTTGGCTGTGCAATGCTTATTATGCAGATAGCAAAATATTCAGCCGCTCTCTGCTAGCTAAG AGCGCATCTATTCAG ACTGTAGTATGCTTTCCATTCTTGAGAGGTGTGGTCGAGCTAGGGGTGACTGAGATG GTTTTAGAGGACCCAAGTCTCATTCAGCATGTTAAAACTTCGTTCTTGGACATTAAATGTCCTACAGTTGCTACAAATACCAGTACAAGAAGTGACAAAGAACTTGCTGGTGCTGCTTTTGATCAGGAGGTGCTAGAGGTCAAATCAATTCCAGTGGTAGCATGTGAAGAATTAGATGCAGTTTCCCCCAATGACAGTTCAAATAATCAACCGGAAGAGGATTCATTTATGGTTGAAGGGATAAATGGAGGAGCTTCTCAAGTGCAAAGTTGGCAGCTAATGGATGATGACTGTGTTCATTATTCCTTGAATTCTAGTGACTGCATATCTCAAACCATTGTAGATCCTGTAAAGGTTGCTCCTCTTACTAACAACGAAAAGGCCAATCTGCAAGATGTTCAAGACTGCAACCACACCAAACTGACTGCACTGGATCTTCGAAGTGATGATTTTCATTATCAAAGTGTTCTCTCATCTCTCTTAAAGACCTCCCATCCATTAATTCTAGGATCACATTGTCAAAATGGTAACAAGGTATCCAGCTTCGTCAGTTGGAAGAAAGTGGGATTGGTGCATTATCAGATATCAAAAGGTGCACCCGCGCAGAAACTATTGAAGAAGATACTGTTTGAAGTTCCTCGAATGCATGTCAGTGGCTTGCCCGAGTCCCCAGAAGACAACAGCAATAGAATTGGAGTTTGGAGACCAGAGGCGGATGACATAGGTGCAAACAATGTATTACTAGAGAGAAAACGAAGAGAAAAGCTAAATGAGAGATTTATGATTCTCAAATCGATTGTTCCTTCAAGCAACAAG GCGGATAAATTATCTATCCTAGATGAGACAATAGAATACCTGCAACAGATGGAAAGAAGAGTTGAAGAGTTGGAATCATGCAGGGATTCAACAGAGTTAGAGGCAAGAACAAGAAGGAAACGCCAAGATGCCATAGAGAGAACATCTGATAACTATGGCAGCTACAAAATTCGTAATAACAAGAAGCCTCTGGTAAACAAGAGAAAAGCTTGCAACATTGATGAAACAGAGCCAGGGATGGATTATGACATATCAAAAGATACTTCAACTGATAACATAATTGTCTGTATGAACGACAAGGATGTACTAATTGAGATCAAGTGTCCTTGGAGGGAGGGATTATTGCTGGAGATCATTGATGCAGCAACTCAGCTGCATTTAGATTCTCACTCAGTTCAATCATCCACCATTGATGGGATTCTTTCTCTGACAATCAAATCTAAG AAGGGATTAACAGCTTGGTCAGCTAGGGCGATCAAGCAAGTACTTGAAAGAGTTGCTTCTAAATGTTGA
- the LOC110656105 gene encoding transcription factor GLABRA 3 isoform X1, translating to MAQEKVLEKNLKKQLALAVRSIQWSYAIFWSISATQPGVLEWGDGYYNGDIKTRKTIQSIELNADQLGLQRSEQLRELYESLSAGEGSPQARRPSVALSPEDLTDTEWYYLVCMSFVFNIGQGLPGRTLATGQPIWLCNAYYADSKIFSRSLLAKSASIQTVVCFPFLRGVVELGVTEMVLEDPSLIQHVKTSFLDIKCPTVATNTSTRSDKELAGAAFDQEVLEVKSIPVVACEELDAVSPNDSSNNQPEEDSFMVEGINGGASQVQSWQLMDDDCVHYSLNSSDCISQTIVDPVKVAPLTNNEKANLQDVQDCNHTKLTALDLRSDDFHYQSVLSSLLKTSHPLILGSHCQNGNKVSSFVSWKKVGLVHYQISKGAPAQKLLKKILFEVPRMHVSGLPESPEDNSNRIGVWRPEADDIGANNVLLERKRREKLNERFMILKSIVPSSNKADKLSILDETIEYLQQMERRVEELESCRDSTELEARTRRKRQDAIERTSDNYGSYKIRNNKKPLVNKRKACNIDETEPGMDYDISKDTSTDNIIVCMNDKDVLIEIKCPWREGLLLEIIDAATQLHLDSHSVQSSTIDGILSLTIKSKQKGLTAWSARAIKQVLERVASKC from the exons ATGGCTCAGGAGAAAGTGCTAGAGAAGAACCTCAAGAAACAGCTTGCTCTTGCTGTGAGAAGCATTCAATGGAGCTATGCAATCTTCTGGTCCATTTCTGCTACACAACCAGG GGTATTGGAGTGGGGAGATGGGTACTACAATGGAGATATTAAGACAAGGAAAACAATTCAATCCATAGAGCTTAATGCGGACCAATTGGGTTTACAGAGAAGTGAACAACTGAGAGAACTCTATGAGTCTCTTTCGGCTGGTGAAGGCAGCCCACAAGCTAGGAGACCTTCAGTAGCATTATCCCCAGAAGATCTCACTGATACAGAGTGGTATTACTTGGTCTGCATGTCTTTTGTATTCAACATTGGCCAAGG CTTGCCAGGAAGAACCTTAGCAACTGGCCAACCTATTTGGCTGTGCAATGCTTATTATGCAGATAGCAAAATATTCAGCCGCTCTCTGCTAGCTAAG AGCGCATCTATTCAG ACTGTAGTATGCTTTCCATTCTTGAGAGGTGTGGTCGAGCTAGGGGTGACTGAGATG GTTTTAGAGGACCCAAGTCTCATTCAGCATGTTAAAACTTCGTTCTTGGACATTAAATGTCCTACAGTTGCTACAAATACCAGTACAAGAAGTGACAAAGAACTTGCTGGTGCTGCTTTTGATCAGGAGGTGCTAGAGGTCAAATCAATTCCAGTGGTAGCATGTGAAGAATTAGATGCAGTTTCCCCCAATGACAGTTCAAATAATCAACCGGAAGAGGATTCATTTATGGTTGAAGGGATAAATGGAGGAGCTTCTCAAGTGCAAAGTTGGCAGCTAATGGATGATGACTGTGTTCATTATTCCTTGAATTCTAGTGACTGCATATCTCAAACCATTGTAGATCCTGTAAAGGTTGCTCCTCTTACTAACAACGAAAAGGCCAATCTGCAAGATGTTCAAGACTGCAACCACACCAAACTGACTGCACTGGATCTTCGAAGTGATGATTTTCATTATCAAAGTGTTCTCTCATCTCTCTTAAAGACCTCCCATCCATTAATTCTAGGATCACATTGTCAAAATGGTAACAAGGTATCCAGCTTCGTCAGTTGGAAGAAAGTGGGATTGGTGCATTATCAGATATCAAAAGGTGCACCCGCGCAGAAACTATTGAAGAAGATACTGTTTGAAGTTCCTCGAATGCATGTCAGTGGCTTGCCCGAGTCCCCAGAAGACAACAGCAATAGAATTGGAGTTTGGAGACCAGAGGCGGATGACATAGGTGCAAACAATGTATTACTAGAGAGAAAACGAAGAGAAAAGCTAAATGAGAGATTTATGATTCTCAAATCGATTGTTCCTTCAAGCAACAAG GCGGATAAATTATCTATCCTAGATGAGACAATAGAATACCTGCAACAGATGGAAAGAAGAGTTGAAGAGTTGGAATCATGCAGGGATTCAACAGAGTTAGAGGCAAGAACAAGAAGGAAACGCCAAGATGCCATAGAGAGAACATCTGATAACTATGGCAGCTACAAAATTCGTAATAACAAGAAGCCTCTGGTAAACAAGAGAAAAGCTTGCAACATTGATGAAACAGAGCCAGGGATGGATTATGACATATCAAAAGATACTTCAACTGATAACATAATTGTCTGTATGAACGACAAGGATGTACTAATTGAGATCAAGTGTCCTTGGAGGGAGGGATTATTGCTGGAGATCATTGATGCAGCAACTCAGCTGCATTTAGATTCTCACTCAGTTCAATCATCCACCATTGATGGGATTCTTTCTCTGACAATCAAATCTAAG CAGAAGGGATTAACAGCTTGGTCAGCTAGGGCGATCAAGCAAGTACTTGAAAGAGTTGCTTCTAAATGTTGA